One Tetrapisispora phaffii CBS 4417 chromosome 3, complete genome DNA segment encodes these proteins:
- the CSM2 gene encoding Csm2p (similar to Saccharomyces cerevisiae CSM2 (YIL132C); ancestral locus Anc_2.229) produces the protein MNANFDNLNLLTAWVPDSTTAVTEFITKALLNSAESSAPDIFLKLYFIDATNSFPISQFQETIPICDENNHIYENIRITTCLDLNELLININKMTQLIAINRFKKQQKSDNSAKQSIKDQQGICRSGILVFINGIEIMFRNSQIKSSNEKSHYLLREAMLKLRVMANQYTPSEEETSLKTVLQFPVTEVFASTSKDLSQNKKNGKRMKNKQHIKGNTVGEYICKFYVDQIVS, from the coding sequence ATGAATGCgaattttgataatttaaactTATTAACGGCCTGGGTACCAGATTCTACTACAGCTGTTACTGAGTTTATAACCAAGGCTCTACTCAACAGTGCTGAATCAAGTGCCcctgatatttttttaaagttgtattttattgatgCAACAAATTCATTTCCAATTAGTCAATTCCAAGAGACTATACCTATTTGCGATGAGaataatcatatatatGAAAACATAAGAATAACAACATGTCTTGACCTTAATGaactattaataaatataaataaaatgacTCAATTGATTGCAATCAACagatttaaaaaacaacaaaagaGTGATAATTCTGCAAAACAATCAATTAAAGATCAACAAGGCATCTGTAGATCTGGAATATTAGTTTTCATTAATGGTATTGAGATTATGTTTCGAAACTCGCAAATAAAGAGTTCGAACGAGAAAAGCCATTATTTGTTACGTGAAGCAATGCTGAAGCTTAGAGTCATGGCTAATCAATACACACCATCGGAAGAAGAAACATCACTAAAAACAGTACTACAATTTCCAGTAACTGAAGTATTTGCAAGCACTAGCAAAGACTTGTCCCagaataagaaaaatggtaagagaatgaaaaataaacaacACATTAAAGGTAATACAGTGGGGGAATATATATGCAAGTTTTATGTTGACCAGATAGTATCATAA
- the FKH2 gene encoding forkhead family transcription factor FKH2 (similar to Saccharomyces cerevisiae FKH1 (YIL131C) and FKH2 (YNL068C); ancestral locus Anc_2.230): MSNTEVPEYNVVDFNNYSPAQQARFIQAMISTFMEPEHPTGISKTNFNEDNVDSQIRAYAKISGRNWTYYVKDLEVVFGRNTNPPTGTKTIDIKNDVNIDLGPSKVVSRKHAVLRFNMQSGHWEIYVLGRNGAKVDFEKVNGKAAPYELKSGSILEIGGNQMIFILPEETPSISKECIKPFIPQIINKFSDLSQLDYGNEINSMIIDLIKMNSNESDNGTKQSNARPSESDVENTNKKVMIQPNEKVRTFKMYGSNNSKLGQNKNNNTFAFNNPSGTVLFTPHMGGSSKSSNSVIQGTYWSQNSNSSAPSIIATEFPQSLDFGSDLSNEENKNIKPPYSYATMIAQGILSTPEGVISLSDIYKYISDNYAYYRFSKTGWQNSIRHNLSLNKAFEKVAKKSSESGKGMNWRITKSYQDDFIKKWNSGKITKLLRRGSSVSRQLQLHMSKYNCLPTEKSPEKEKALSIPLAAPTVSQSPTATTKNTTSKISKIKETTANEKLTTTANSNPLNTDNSMPLLRKASYEPESYQQSVNEHLTKENQLNGNPDKQGAIIYDINTSQTPKSIKPSIGSSSLKMLPFPFALPSMSPSNDLFFRSPTKSFHVTAMETYTPERGGSNLNRSPKLSIPQLSTNFGNKNINDSTKKTDFHKNQLTTNDAASIQPPDINRSHNIVSSPNVWNLMHFTSVTNTPAIDGDKNIRLNVNAECNKDNDGLPDLNSSPLKRQSNRRSNNSTDNNPTLMLDTESAKITTE, translated from the coding sequence ATGAGTAATACTGAAGTACCCGAATATAATGTGGTGGACTTCAATAATTATAGTCCAGCTCAACAAGCACGATTTATACAAGCGATGATATCAACATTTATGGAACCTGAACATCCAACTGGTATATCCAAAACGaattttaatgaagataatgtGGATTCTCAGATAAGAGCATATGCAAAAATTTCAGGTAGAAATTGGACCTATTACGTGAAAGACCTAGAAGTCGTGTTTGGTAGAAACACGAATCCGCCAACTGGCACTAAAACCatagatataaaaaatgatgTTAATATTGATCTAGGCCCCTCAAAAGTAGTTTCTAGAAAGCATGCGGTCCTACGTTTTAACATGCAGTCTGGTCATTGGGAGATATACGTATTAGGTCGGAATGGTGCTAAAGTTGATTTTGAGAAAGTTAATGGGAAAGCAGCACCCTATGAGTTAAAATCTGGGTCAATACTAGAAATTGGTGGCAACCAAATGATATTCATTCTTCCTGAAGAAACTCCATCTATATCTAAAGAATGTATTAAGCCTTTTATTCCTCAAatcataaataaatttagcGATCTTTCTCAATTAGACTATGGAAACGAAATTAATTCGATGATTATAGATTTGATCAAAATGAACAGCAATGAAAGTGATAACGGAACTAAGCAGTCAAATGCGAGACCATCAGAATCTGATGTAGAAAACACGAATAAAAAGGTAATGATTCAACCTAATGAAAAAGTTAGAACATTTAAAATGTATGGGAGTAATAATAGTAAGTTAGgacaaaataaaaacaataatacaTTTGCATTTAACAATCCTTCAGGAACGGTATTGTTTACCCCACATATGGGAGGATCATCAAAATCTTCCAACTCTGTAATCCAAGGCACATATTGGTctcaaaattcaaattcatctGCTCCATCAATAATTGCAACTGAATTCCCTCAATCATTGGATTTTGGCTCAGACTTatcaaatgaagaaaataagaACATCAAGCCACCATATTCTTATGCTACTATGATTGCTCAAGGCATACTTTCAACACCTGAGGGTGTTATATCCTTATctgatatttataaatacattTCTGATAATTACGCCTATTATCGTTTTTCTAAGACTGGTTGGCAAAATTCCATTCGTCATAACTTATCTTTGAATAAGGCCTTCGAGAAAGTTGCCAAAAAAAGTAGTGAATCTGGTAAAGGTATGAATTGGAGAATTACTAAATCATACCAAGATGACTTTATCAAGAAATGGAATTCTGGTAAgattacaaaattattgaGGAGAGGTTCATCAGTTTCAAGACAACTTCAATTACACATGTCTAAATACAACTGTTTACCTACAGAAAAATCTCCAGAGAAGGAAAAAGCATTATCGATACCATTAGCAGCACCAACTGTATCACAATCACCAACAGCAACGACAAAGAATACTACTAGTAAGATCTCTAAGATAAAAGAAACCACGGCGAACGAAAAATTAACCACCACCGCCAACTCTAATCCATTAAATACCGACAACTCTATGCCTTTACTACGTAAAGCATCTTATGAACCTGAATCATATCAACAATCAGTAAACGAACATTTAACGAAagaaaatcaattgaatgGCAATCCGGATAAACAGGGTGcaattatttatgataTTAATACAAGCCAAACTCCTAAGTCTATCAAACCATCTATCGGCAGTTCTTCGTTAAAAATGTTACCATTTCCATTTGCTTTACCTAGTATGTCACCTTCCAATGATCTTTTTTTCCGTTCACCAACAAAATCTTTCCATGTAACAGCAATGGAGACTTATACTCCTGAAAGAGGTGGCTCTAATTTAAATAGATCACCGAAATTATCAATACCGCAATTATCTACTAATTTTGGTAACaagaatataaatgatTCAACGAAGAAAACAGATTTCCATAAGAATCAGTTAACCACCAATGATGCTGCTTCTATCCAACCCCCAGATATCAATAGATCACACAATATAGTAAGTTCCCCAAACGTATGGAATCTAATGCATTTCACTTCGGTCACTAATACCCCAGCAATCGATggtgataaaaatataaggCTTAATGTTAACGCTGAATGTAACAAAGATAATGATGGTCTCCCTGATCTAAATTCTTCTCCCCTAAAACGTCAAAGTAATAGGAGATCGAATAATTCGACCGATAACAACCCCACTTTAATGTTAGATACAGAGAGTGCAAAAATCACTACTGAgtaa